The Dickeya poaceiphila DNA window TAGGTACTTCCCAGTGTATTGCATCGTAGTCTCCTTGACTTGGGATAAAAATCCGTGCCGACGTACGGTGTCTATCAATGTTGACGGCGGCTACGGCGTGAGTGGCGAGTCACAATGCGCGACGCGCCGGACTGGCAGGGAATTAGGAATCGAGTGTATCGGATTACATAAAAACGAACAGGAAGAAAAAGTGAATAATATAGTTAAAAGCTTTGAATGATTAATGAGGGTGGTCTGTCCCGCTAAAGACAGATTTACTGGTGTTAAATGATGTTTCTGGTGGTCTCAAGTGTCTTGATTGTTTATTTTTTCTAATAATTTTCTATTGGGTAATGCAATGGTCTGATTATGGTGAAAGAGGATGTGGATCACAGACAATCGATAAAAGAGAGTCTGGCTATTGAAGCCATTCACTGCTGTTTCGTTTTACAAGATATACCGCCTGAACAGATTTTCTGAAAATATCTCGATTTGCTGCGTAACATCCCCGCTAATCCTATTGAATGCTAAGATATTTGCTGACTGTACCGTTATTCGGTACACCGTTGTGGCAACGAGCAGAGATAGTGATGAGCGAAAACAGGTTACAACCCGGTTTGATGGCGATCCACAGCAACCATCCTGAAGCTTTACGTGATGTATTGGTGTCGTGGATGGCGTCTAATCCGCTAGCCGGGTTGGAAAACGAGCTGATTCTGGTACAGAGCAACGGCATCGGGCAGTGGCTGAAACTGGCACTGGCGCGTGATACCCACGGGGGTGGATGCGGCGTAGCCGCAGCGCTGGACGTTCAGTTGCCGTCGCGTTTTTTCTGGCAGGTTTACCGGTCGGTGTTGGGGCATGATCAGGTGCCGGAAACCTCGCCATTCGAGAAATCATTGCTGGTATGGCGACTGTTGCGGCTGTTGCCTGAGCTGCTAACACAACCGGAATTCGCTACGCTGGCGCGTTTTCTGCGGCAGGATACCGACTTGCGTAAGCATTACCAGTTGGCCGAACGGCTGGCTGACCTGTTTGACCAATATCAGGTGTATCGCGCTGACTGGCTGGCTGACTGGACTGCCGGGCGTGACGTGCTGACCAGCCACCGACGCGGCGTGGAACCGCTGCCGGATGAACAGCACTGGCAACCGCTGTTGTGGCGCGCGCTACTGATGGATACCGGCGAGGCGCTGGCCGGCACCAGCCGAGCGGCGCTGCACCGGCGCTTTCTGGATGAGGTAAAACAGCGGGACGATAGCGAACGCCCGGCAGGGTTACCCTCGCGGGTGGTTGTCTTTGGCATCTCATCGTTGTCACAGCAGGCACTGGAACTGCTGGCCGCCATTGGGCGCTGGACCCAGATATTCATGTGCGTACATAACCCGTGCGAGCATTACTGGGGCGATATTATTGCCGATAAGGACCTGCTGCGTGCCGAGCGTGTCCGCCAGCAACGTAAACCCGGTATGCCGCAGACCATCGCGCTGGAAGAACTGCATCAACATGCCCACCCGCTGTTGGCGGCGTGGGGTAAACAAGGGCGCGATTACATCGGGCTGCTGGATGAATATGATCAGCGCGAGCGGTACGCCTCACTGATTCAGCGTGCCGACCTGTTTTACAGCAACGGCGAAGACTGTCTGCTGCATCAGTTACAGGACGACATTCGGGATTTGCGACCGCTGTCGGACAGCCGTGCGCGCTGGCCTGCCGTCGATTCACGGCATGATCGTTCGATCCGTTTTCATATTGCGCATAGTCCACAGCGTGAAGTGGAAGTGCTGCATGACCAACTGCTGGCGGCATTTACCGCTGACCCGACGCTGCGTCCGCGAGATGTGATCGTGATGGTGCCGGACATCAACGGCTATGCGCCGCATATTCAGGCGGTGTTCGGGTTGATCGACCGGAAGGACCCGCGTTACATCCCGTTCAGCGTGGCGGATCGTGGGCCGCGCCAGAATAACCTGCTGCTGGCGGCGCTGGAAAAATTGTTAAACCTGCCGCAGTCACGCGTGGCGGTCAGCGATGTGCTGGACTTGCTGGAGGTGCCGGCGGTGCGCCAGCGCTTTGCCATCGCTGAAGAACAATTGCCGCTGTTGCAGCGCTGGGTCCGGGCTGCCAATGTGCGCTGGGGGTTACACGCCCGTCAGCGCCAAAGCCTTAACCTGCCTGATGCGCCGGAACAGAATAGCTGGTTTTTTGGTCTGCGCCGTATGTTGCTGGGGTACGCGGTGGGTGCAGGCGGTGCCTGGCGGAATATTGAACCGCTGGATGAAATCGGTGGGCTGGATGCGGTGCTGGCTGGGCAACTGGCGCTGTTGCTTGACCGGCTGGATTATAGCTGGCAGCAGCTCTGTCAGCCTGCGACACCGGTGCAATGGGGTGAACGGTTACGTACGCTGTTGAGCACGTTCTTTGCCGCAGATGGGGGGGAAGACGGCTTCATGCTGCTGCAACTGGACGAAGGATTACAGAACTGGCTGGAGGCGTGCGAATCGGTCGCGCTGGAGCGGGCGTTACCGCTGTCGGTGGTGCGCGAGCACTGGCTGGGGCTGTTTGAGCAGTCGAGCCTGACCCAGCCGTTTTTTGCTGGTGCCGTCACCTTCGCCACGCTGATGCCGATGCGCGCCATTCCATTTCGTCATGTCTGTCTGCTGGGAATGAATGACGGCGATTATCCCCGTAACCGGGTGCCGCTGGACTTCGACCTGATGGGGCATGACTACCGCCCCGGCGATCGTTCCCGCCGCGAAGACGACCGCTACCTGTTTTTGGAGGCACTGCTGTCGGCGCGTGAACATTTTTACATCAGTTGGGTGGGGCGTAGCATCCACGATAACAGCGAACGCCCGCCTTCGGTGCTGGTGGCGCAACTGCGCGACCATCTAAGCAACGGCTGGCGGACCGTTGACGGGCAGGATGTGTTGTCCGCGTTGACGGTGGAACACCGGTTGCAGCCATTCAGCCCGGATTATTTTACCGCCGGCAGCCCGTTGTTCAGTTATGCCCGCGAATGGCGCACCGGGCTGCTGCCACAGGATACTCCGGCTACGGATACCGCGCTGGACGATTATCGGCAGGATGGCGTGCTGACGCTGCGGCAACTGGCGGATTTTGTCCGTGACCCGGTACGCAGTTTCTTCCGGTTGCGGCTCAACGTCTGGTTCGAACAGGAAGACCCCACCAGTCAGGATCAGGAACCATTTGCCATGGATGCGCTGGAAAACTGGCGCTTGCAACATGAACTGATCGAGGAACAGAAAGCCGCGTTACGTCGGCATCTTCCCCGTGAGCAGGCGCTGACGGCACAACTGGCACGCATCGCCCGGCGCGGCGAACTGGCGCCCGGTGGCTTCACCACGGTGCTGGTGCAGGATTTGGCGGAGCCTATGGCGGATTTGTTCACCCGTTACCAGCAGGAACAGGAAAAATGGCCGAAATCGGTATCTGACGAACCGCTGTTGTGGCCCGATTTACCGCTGGAAGACTGGCTGAATGAACTGCGCGTTGATGAGCAGGGCAACCGCTGTCGGCTGGTGCTGGAAAGCGGCGGGTTGCTCCATCCCACACGGCGTAGTTACCGCTTCGACAAGCTATTGCCTTTCTGGGTGACGCATCTGGCCGGGCACCTTGATGGGCAACCGCTGCATAGTACGCTGGTCAGCAAAAACGGTACTGTTTACCTGCCGGCGCTGGAACCGCAGCAGGCGAAAGTGTACTGGCTGGCGCTGGTCGATGCCTGGCGAGAGGGAATGCGTTACCCGTTGCCGCTGGCGGTAAAAACCGGATTTCGCTGGCTGGAAGCGGGCGGAGAACCGGATCAAGCGCTGGATGGTGAAGCGGGTAACGCGGCACGCCAGTGCTATGAGGAGCATGACCCGGCTAACCGCAAGTTTGCTGAATCCGCGTCTAACGCCTATCTGTCCCGCGCGTTTCCAGGCTTCGACCAGTTGTGGGCCAACGGCGAGTTCGCCCGCTGGACGCAGCAACTGCTGGCACCGCTGTACCTGACGCTGAAAGCGGCGTCGGCGAAAAATAGGAAATCAGGAGGCCAGTCATGACGGCGCGTTCGTTACCTTCTCCGCTGGATGTGCTGCGCTTTCCGCTCTCCGGCAGCCGGTTAATTGAAGCCAGCGCCGGCACCGGCAAAACCTTCACCATCGCCATGCTGTATGTACGGCTGGTGCTGGGGCACGGCAGCGAGCAGGCGTTTTCCCGCCCGCTCACCCCGCCGGAAATTCTGGTGGTGACCTTTACCGATGCCGCCACCCGCGAGCTGCGTGACCGCATTCGCGCCCGGCTGGCGCAGGCGGCTGGCTATTTTCAGCCGGATGGCAAAGATGGCAAGGATGAAGAGGCCGATCCGTTGTTGCGGGAACTTCGCACCGGTTACCCGCCGGAACAGTGGCCGGACTGTGCGCGCAAACTACAACTGGCCGCCGAATGGATGGACGAAGCGGCGGTATCCACCATCCACAGCTGGTGTAACCGGATGCTGGGCGAACATGCGTTTGACAGCGGCAGCCTGTTTAACCAAACGCTGGAAACCGACCAGCGTGAATTGTTACTGGAAGTCGTGCGTGATTACTGGCGCACCTTCTTTTTCCCGCTCGATGCCCGCGATGTGCTGGAACTACGTGATAGCTGGGCATCACCGGACGATTTTTACCGCAGTGTGACGCCGCTGCTGGAGTATGCCGATGAAATGGGTATCGATGACCTGCCAGCACAGATTTTCAGCGCTGTCCGTGAAGAAAAAACGCACCGACTGGCGGCGCTAAAAGCGCCCTGGCCGCAGTGGTGCGACGAACTGCGCGAGTTGCTGAACGCAGCGGTGGCAGAGAAAAAGGCGGATGGCCGCAAGCTGCAAGCTCGTTATTTCGGCCCGTGGCTGGACAAACTGCACCACTGGGCCACCAGCGATGAGACGACGTTGGATATCGGCACCGGCTGGACGCGGCTGACCCCGCAAGGGCTACGGGAGTGCTGGAAAGTGCCCGAAGACGCGCCGCAGCACCCGGCACTGAGTGCGATGGAGACGCTGGCGCAGCAGTTAAGCGAATTACCGGAGCCACGTAGTCAACTGTTACGTCATGCCTGCCGTTGGGTTAGTCAGCGTTTTCGTCACGAGCAGGATAGCCGGGCGCAAATGGGTTTTCAGGATCTGCTGACCCGGCTGGATGCCGCATTGCGCGGCGATAACGGCGAACGGCTGGCGCAGCGTATTCGCCGACAGTTTCCGGTAGCGATGATCGACGAATTTCAGGACACCGATCCATTGCAATACCGCATTTTCGATACCCTGTACCGGGTGGCGAACAACGATCCACAGCAGGGGCTGATCCTGATAGGCGACCCGAAACAGGCGATTTACGCGTTTCGCGGTGCGGATATCTATACCTATTTGCGCGCCCGCCGCGATACCGAGGGGCGACATTACACACTGGGTACTAACTTCCGCTCCACGCAGGCGATGGTCGATGCCGTTAATCAGGTGTTCATGCAGGCGGAAAACCGCGCTGACGGCGCGGGTGCATTTTTGTTTCGCCAGCCGGACGGTGACAATCCGGTGCCGTTTCTGCCGGTGCAGGCCAATGGCCGTGATGAAAGCTGGGTGCTGGAGGGGGCGCAAGCGGCGGCGTTGACGTGCTGGATGCTGGAAACCGAGGAGCCGCTGTCGTCGGCGGAATACCGTC harbors:
- the recC gene encoding exodeoxyribonuclease V subunit gamma — its product is MSENRLQPGLMAIHSNHPEALRDVLVSWMASNPLAGLENELILVQSNGIGQWLKLALARDTHGGGCGVAAALDVQLPSRFFWQVYRSVLGHDQVPETSPFEKSLLVWRLLRLLPELLTQPEFATLARFLRQDTDLRKHYQLAERLADLFDQYQVYRADWLADWTAGRDVLTSHRRGVEPLPDEQHWQPLLWRALLMDTGEALAGTSRAALHRRFLDEVKQRDDSERPAGLPSRVVVFGISSLSQQALELLAAIGRWTQIFMCVHNPCEHYWGDIIADKDLLRAERVRQQRKPGMPQTIALEELHQHAHPLLAAWGKQGRDYIGLLDEYDQRERYASLIQRADLFYSNGEDCLLHQLQDDIRDLRPLSDSRARWPAVDSRHDRSIRFHIAHSPQREVEVLHDQLLAAFTADPTLRPRDVIVMVPDINGYAPHIQAVFGLIDRKDPRYIPFSVADRGPRQNNLLLAALEKLLNLPQSRVAVSDVLDLLEVPAVRQRFAIAEEQLPLLQRWVRAANVRWGLHARQRQSLNLPDAPEQNSWFFGLRRMLLGYAVGAGGAWRNIEPLDEIGGLDAVLAGQLALLLDRLDYSWQQLCQPATPVQWGERLRTLLSTFFAADGGEDGFMLLQLDEGLQNWLEACESVALERALPLSVVREHWLGLFEQSSLTQPFFAGAVTFATLMPMRAIPFRHVCLLGMNDGDYPRNRVPLDFDLMGHDYRPGDRSRREDDRYLFLEALLSAREHFYISWVGRSIHDNSERPPSVLVAQLRDHLSNGWRTVDGQDVLSALTVEHRLQPFSPDYFTAGSPLFSYAREWRTGLLPQDTPATDTALDDYRQDGVLTLRQLADFVRDPVRSFFRLRLNVWFEQEDPTSQDQEPFAMDALENWRLQHELIEEQKAALRRHLPREQALTAQLARIARRGELAPGGFTTVLVQDLAEPMADLFTRYQQEQEKWPKSVSDEPLLWPDLPLEDWLNELRVDEQGNRCRLVLESGGLLHPTRRSYRFDKLLPFWVTHLAGHLDGQPLHSTLVSKNGTVYLPALEPQQAKVYWLALVDAWREGMRYPLPLAVKTGFRWLEAGGEPDQALDGEAGNAARQCYEEHDPANRKFAESASNAYLSRAFPGFDQLWANGEFARWTQQLLAPLYLTLKAASAKNRKSGGQS